A section of the Maylandia zebra isolate NMK-2024a linkage group LG8, Mzebra_GT3a, whole genome shotgun sequence genome encodes:
- the LOC101475456 gene encoding 5-hydroxytryptamine receptor 3A-like, protein MYSAFLILIILTDVTSCQKVCSYHDVLDYLNLTTDNSVFKLTRPVLDYTHPTKVELDIILYAILAVIEKTQTFIPFVWATLIWNNERISWDPDQFCGITHITIPREILWKPDVFIYEMIQTDDSPQSYYISVAYDGTITSEDDIKIVSTCKMDVHKFPFDTQKCNITIGSASHCVDEMRLSPFSNSSRATQFSREVMKTQGEWEFLQLSISKVNMTFENKLWESLIYTFSMKRRPLLHVINFLLPILFFLTLDLASFFIADHRGEKLGFKVTVLLAISVLLLILNDILPSMSNKTPLIATYCIVIFALMLLSLLETILVTHLIEKDSQVKLKVKNEHKKAKTNKSDAEDKRQTCCSCICIVSSDEEQHELLPVAEVVNNSNHTGEYNVLVLILEELKELKKSLNLHLSGSEKGGKYVQWAARINRVFFIFYAVTVSLFLSLMYTEWNT, encoded by the exons ATGTATTCAGCTTTTCTCATCCTGATCATCTTAACTG ATGTGACTTCCTGTCAGAAAGTGTGCAGTTACCACGATGTTCTGGACTATCTGAACCTGACCACAGATAACAGTGTGTTTAAACTGACGCGGCCTGTGCTGGACTACACGCACCCCACCAAAGTAGAGCTGGACATCATCCTGTATGCCATCCTGGCTGTG AttgagaaaacacaaacttttatTCCCTTTGTCTGGGCAACCCTG ATATGGAATAATGAACGCATCTCATGGGACCCTGATCAGTTTTGTGGAATTACTCATATCACAATTCCTCGAGAAATCCTCTGGAAACCAGATGTCTTCATTTATGAGAT GATACAGACGGACGACTCCCCTCAGAGTTATTACATCTCCGTAGCCTACGATGGGACGATCACTTCTGAGGACGACATTAAGATTGTCAGTACCTGTAAGATGGATGTCCACAAGTTCCCCTTCGACACGCAGAAATGTAACATCACCATTGGTTCTGCAAGTCACTGTG TAGATGAAATGCGACTTTCTCCTTTCTCCAACTCCTCCCGGGCCACGCAGTTTTCCCGTGAAGTGATGAAAACACAGGGAGAGTGGGAATTCCTCCAACTGTCCATCTCCAAAGTCAATATGACCTTTGAAAATAAACTGTGGGAAAGCCTCATATACACT ttcAGCATGAAGAGGAGACCACTCCTCCACGTTATTAACTTCCTGTTGCCCATCTTATTCTTCCTAACTCTGGATCTCGCCTCCTTCTTCATCGCTGACCATCGAGGAGAGAAGCTGGGCTTCAAAGTCACCGTCCTGCTGGCAATCTCCGTTCTGCTGCTCATCCTGAACGACATCTTGCCCTCCATGTCCAACAAGACCCCACTCATAG CAACATACTGCATTGTGATTTTTGCCCTTATGCTGCTCAGTCTGCTGGAGACAATTTTGGTTACACATCTGATAGAAAAAGACTCCCAAGTCAAGCTTAAGGTGAAGAATGAACATAAAAAAGCCAAAACTAATAAAAGCGATGCAG AAGACAAAAGACAGACCTGCTGTTCCTGCATCTGCATAGTGTCCAGTGATGAGGAACAGCATGAGCTACTGCCTGTTGCTGAAGTG GTTAACAACAGTAATCATACAGGAGAGTATAATGTGCTGGTGCTGATCCTGGAGGAGCTGAAGGAGCTGAAGAAATCACTAAATCTGCACCTCAGTGGCAGCGAAAAGGGAGGGAAGTACGTCCAGTGGGCAGCCAGAATCAACAgggttttcttcattttctatGCTGTCACTGTgtcgctctttctctctctcatgtACACTGAGTGGAACACTTAG